A genomic region of Pelodiscus sinensis isolate JC-2024 chromosome 19, ASM4963464v1, whole genome shotgun sequence contains the following coding sequences:
- the JUNB gene encoding transcription factor JunB: MCTKMEQPFYHDDSFLAGYGRAELSGPPDYKALKPGMALSVPEPFRGLKAPLQLRGQAAEEAGAFYAPAGLQPEAGANASLKLASPELERLIIQNSNGVITTTPTPGAYYYPRGATEEQEGFADGFVKALDDLHKMNHMPPPNVSLGAAAVSVASSVYGASLHPEPPPVYTNLTSYNPGAMSTASSYPTANLSYLPQSHAYAGPALAASLSPRVQGFKEEPQTVPDVQSPPVSPINMEDQERIKVERKRLRNRLAATKCRKRKLERIARLEDKVKTLKTENAGLSNTASVLRDQVAQLKQKVMNHVNNGCQLLLTVKMQSF, from the coding sequence ATGTGCACCAAGATGGAGCAGCCCTTCTACCACGACGACTCCTTCCTCGCGGGCTACGGCCGGGCGGAGCTGAGCGGGCCCCCGGACTACAAGGCGCTGAAGCCCGGCATGGCCCTGAGCGTGCCGGAGCCGTTCCGGGGGCTCAAGGCGCCGCTGCAGCTGCGGGGCCAGGCGGCGGAGGAAGCAGGCGCCTTCTACGCCCCCGCCGGCCTGCAGCCCGAGGCGGGCGCCAACGCCTCGCTCAAGCTGGCCTCCCCGGAGCTGGAGCGGCTGATCATCCAGAACAGCAACGGCGTGATCACCACCACGCCCACCCCGGGGGCCTACTACTACCCGCGGGGGGCCACCGAGGAGCAGGAGGGCTTCGCCGACGGCTTCGTGAAGGCGCTGGATGACCTGCACAAGATGAACCACATGCCTCCTCCCAACGTCTCCCTGGGCGCCGCCGCCGTCTCGGTGGCCAGCAGCGTCTACGGGGCCTCCCTCCACCCGGAGCCGCCGCCCGTCTACACCAACCTGACCAGCTACAACCCGGGCGCCATGAGCACCGCGTCCAGCTACCCCACCGCCAACCTCAGCTACCTGCCCCAGAGTCACGCCTACGCGGGCCCCGCCCTGGCCGCCTCCCTCTCGCCCCGGGTGCAGGGCTTCAAGGAGGAGCCGCAGACCGTCCCCGACGTCCAGTCGCCCCCCGTCTCGCCCATCAACATGGAAGACCAGGAGCGGATCAAGGTGGAGAGGAAGCGGCTGCGGAACCGGCTGGCGGCCACCAAGTGCCGGAAGAGGAAGCTGGAGCGGATAGCCCGGCTGGAGGACAAAGTCAAGACGCTGAAAACGGAGAACGCGGGACTGTCCAACACAGCCAGCGTCCTGCGGGACCAGGTGGCCCAGCTCAAGCAGAAAGTCATGAACCACGTGAACAATGGCTGCCAGCTACTTTTGACTGTTAAAATGCAATCCTTCTga